A section of the Agrobacterium tumefaciens genome encodes:
- a CDS encoding ABC transporter ATP-binding protein produces the protein MAKLILNRLSKSFGAGAKPAVDDVSLTVREGGFLALLGPSGCGKTTVLRMIAGFEQPTDGSILLGERVLADAGSMVPPERRNMAMVFQSYALWPHMSVADNAGYPLKVRGISGEKYREKVRQALAAVRLESFADRRPAELSGGQRQRVALARCLVTEPDVVLLDEPLANLDRHLRQEMEETFREFHVRSGATMIYVTHDQAEAMALATDVAVMSQGRLLQVAAPAALYVRPEGRLVGSLVGQGAILNLSLPEGGGRDLDWAMLRAAMEGVTQLPQADVLVRPQDVLRDPEGIGCTVTSVLYEGERYALRLDLPDGQVLRAYSREAVTVGDKFPVAIRSGWRL, from the coding sequence GTGGCGAAACTGATCCTCAACCGCCTCTCTAAAAGTTTTGGTGCGGGAGCGAAGCCCGCCGTGGACGATGTATCGCTAACGGTTCGCGAAGGTGGTTTTCTCGCTTTGCTTGGGCCTTCCGGCTGCGGCAAAACGACGGTGCTGCGCATGATCGCCGGCTTCGAACAGCCGACCGATGGTTCCATCCTTCTCGGCGAGCGCGTGCTGGCCGATGCCGGCAGCATGGTGCCCCCCGAGCGGCGTAACATGGCGATGGTGTTCCAGTCTTATGCGCTCTGGCCGCATATGTCGGTTGCCGACAATGCCGGCTATCCTCTCAAGGTGCGCGGCATATCGGGAGAAAAATATCGAGAGAAGGTGCGCCAGGCGCTGGCCGCCGTCCGTCTCGAGAGTTTTGCCGATCGCCGCCCCGCCGAACTATCCGGCGGCCAGCGGCAGCGCGTGGCGCTCGCCCGCTGCCTTGTGACCGAGCCTGATGTGGTGCTGCTCGACGAGCCGCTCGCCAATCTCGACCGGCACCTCCGTCAGGAGATGGAGGAGACGTTTCGCGAATTCCACGTCCGTTCCGGCGCAACGATGATCTATGTCACCCATGACCAGGCCGAGGCCATGGCGCTGGCGACCGATGTCGCCGTCATGTCGCAGGGCAGGCTGCTGCAGGTCGCCGCGCCGGCGGCGCTTTATGTGCGACCGGAGGGCAGGCTGGTCGGTTCGCTGGTGGGGCAGGGGGCGATCCTCAACCTGTCGCTGCCGGAAGGGGGCGGGCGCGATCTTGACTGGGCGATGCTTCGGGCGGCGATGGAAGGGGTCACGCAATTGCCTCAGGCGGATGTTCTCGTGCGGCCGCAGGATGTGTTGCGGGATCCGGAAGGCATTGGCTGCACGGTGACGTCGGTTCTTTATGAGGGCGAACGATATGCTCTGCGTCTCGATCTGCCGGATGGGCAGGTGCTGAGGGCCTATTCGCGCGAGGCGGTGACGGTGGGTGACAAGTTCCCGGTTGCCATTCGCAGCGGGTGGCGGCTTTAG
- a CDS encoding NAD(P)-dependent alcohol dehydrogenase has product MAIARGYAATDASKPLTPFTFERREPNDDDVVIDIKYAGICHSDIHTVRNEWKNAVYPIVPGHEIAGVVRAVGSKVTRFKVGDHVGVGCFVDSCVGCATRDVDNEQYMPGLVQTYNSVERDGKTATQGGYSDHIVVREDYVLAIPENLPLDASAPLLCAGITLYSPLHHWNAGPGKKVAIVGMGGLGHMGVKIGSAMGAEITVLSQTLSKKEDGLKLGAKEYYATSDASTFEKLAGTFDLILCTVSAEIDWNAYLNLLKVNGTMVLLGVPEHAIPVHAFSVIPARRSLAGSMIGSIKETQEMLDFCGKHNIVSEIEKIDIKDVNEAYERVLKSDVRYRFVIDMASLDA; this is encoded by the coding sequence ATGGCAATTGCTAGAGGTTACGCTGCGACCGATGCGTCAAAGCCGCTTACCCCGTTCACTTTCGAACGCCGCGAGCCCAATGATGACGACGTCGTCATCGACATCAAATATGCCGGCATCTGCCACTCGGACATCCACACCGTCCGCAACGAATGGAAGAATGCCGTCTACCCGATCGTGCCGGGCCATGAGATCGCCGGCGTCGTGCGCGCCGTTGGCTCCAAGGTCACCCGGTTCAAGGTCGGCGACCATGTCGGCGTCGGCTGCTTCGTCGATTCCTGCGTCGGTTGCGCCACGCGCGATGTCGACAATGAGCAGTATATGCCGGGGCTCGTTCAGACCTACAACTCCGTCGAACGCGACGGCAAGACGGCGACGCAGGGCGGTTATTCCGACCATATCGTCGTTCGCGAGGATTACGTCCTCGCCATCCCGGAAAACCTGCCGCTCGACGCCTCAGCGCCGCTGCTCTGCGCCGGCATCACGCTCTATTCGCCGCTGCATCACTGGAATGCCGGCCCCGGTAAAAAGGTCGCGATCGTCGGCATGGGCGGTCTCGGCCATATGGGTGTGAAGATCGGTTCGGCCATGGGCGCTGAGATCACCGTCCTGTCGCAGACGCTCTCCAAGAAGGAAGACGGCCTGAAGCTCGGTGCGAAGGAATATTACGCCACCAGCGACGCCTCGACCTTCGAGAAGCTCGCGGGTACCTTCGACCTGATCCTCTGCACGGTCTCTGCCGAAATCGACTGGAACGCCTATCTCAACCTGCTCAAGGTCAACGGCACGATGGTTCTGCTCGGCGTACCGGAACATGCGATCCCGGTTCATGCTTTCTCGGTCATTCCGGCCCGTCGTTCACTCGCTGGCTCGATGATCGGTTCGATCAAGGAAACCCAGGAAATGCTGGATTTCTGCGGCAAGCATAACATCGTGTCGGAGATCGAAAAGATCGACATCAAGGATGTCAACGAAGCCTATGAGCGCGTGCTGAAGAGCGACGTGCGTTACCGCTTCGTCATCGACATGGCCTCGCTTGACGCTTAA
- a CDS encoding AraC family transcriptional regulator: MSLPFNLYQEITSIAARHATADGEVRTAIDSLGISRRTTPSAPCHGSYRPCFAMVIQGAKCVQLGTDTINYGAGDYLLTSLDLPVAWRVVEASQEVPHFCISLAIDGEKLLDLMRRVPIDPPSEPVNAQRGIVVNAATPELLDAAVRLLRLLDRPTEIAAMAPLIEQEILYRILTGPAGGQLMNIIAAGSPGNRIARAIAWLRENFARQLRVEELAEQIGMSVSSFHHHFKTITAMTPVQYQKQLRLHEARRLMLLERLDVGTAGHRVGYQSPSQFSREYSRFYGMAPSRDVDVSRELAAG, encoded by the coding sequence ATGTCCCTGCCGTTCAATCTCTATCAGGAGATTACCTCCATCGCCGCGCGGCACGCCACAGCCGATGGCGAGGTGAGGACTGCCATCGATTCTCTCGGGATCAGTCGGCGCACCACCCCCAGCGCACCCTGCCACGGGAGCTATCGTCCCTGTTTTGCGATGGTCATCCAGGGCGCTAAGTGCGTTCAGCTGGGGACGGACACCATCAATTACGGGGCGGGCGACTATCTGCTGACCTCCCTCGACCTCCCCGTCGCCTGGCGCGTGGTGGAGGCGAGCCAAGAAGTGCCGCATTTTTGCATTTCCCTTGCAATCGATGGTGAAAAGCTGCTCGATCTCATGCGTCGCGTGCCGATCGATCCACCCTCCGAGCCGGTTAATGCGCAACGTGGCATCGTCGTGAATGCCGCCACGCCGGAGCTTCTCGACGCAGCCGTCCGGCTGTTGCGTTTGCTCGATCGTCCCACCGAGATTGCCGCGATGGCGCCGCTGATCGAGCAGGAGATTCTCTACCGCATTCTTACAGGGCCGGCAGGTGGCCAGTTGATGAACATCATCGCGGCGGGAAGCCCGGGCAACCGCATCGCCCGCGCCATCGCCTGGCTGCGCGAAAACTTTGCCCGCCAGTTGCGGGTGGAGGAACTGGCCGAACAGATCGGCATGAGCGTGTCTTCATTCCACCATCACTTCAAGACGATTACGGCCATGACGCCCGTGCAATATCAGAAGCAGCTTCGTCTGCATGAGGCGCGTCGGCTGATGCTGCTGGAGCGGCTGGATGTCGGTACTGCCGGCCACCGCGTGGGCTACCAGAGCCCCTCGCAATTCAGCCGTGAATACAGCCGCTTCTATGGTATGGCGCCATCGCGAGACGTGGATGTCTCTCGCGAGCTTGCTGCGGGGTAG
- a CDS encoding ABC transporter permease, with product MTRSKAYGSSQPRWLFPFVVSVVFALSALPLGRLAYTGIISSLNGDIWRLLADPALWDAALNTLSTSFFGMLISLAIGGSFALSLTLCDIRGKSILSFLFMLPMMIPPQVTALSWIGMTGPSSTLLKAIGLAPAMGSPQPLYSIAGIALLLGVQHAPLVYLSLRAGLLALPQDGIEAAKLSGASPRRVLFDIILPLSTPGLIAGAAISFVSNVGNFGIPAILGIPASIFTLPTLIYSRFASFGTSTFGDIAILSTMIAIISVAGLALQERAMKGRDYRIIGLSGKAATFGLARWRVPAELVLWLALFFMLVAPLTALVASSLAPAYGVPLSLKTATLHAYEELLYRQSVTRTAFRNSLFLATVTSLCLLAVTVLTAYFLVRGKSRFMFLLSALVDIPYALPGVVISVSFVLLFAAPIPLLGFTLYGTIWIILLAYFSSFFAVSLKPMVSAFLQFDPSLEEAARLSGAGFWRRLRDIILPLVGPAAGASVILVFLIACNELTVSALLWSAGTQTLGVLIYNLDDSGSFDLASALSVLVVIMVIVLMLLLEILGRYLPKGVVPWRN from the coding sequence ATGACCCGTTCCAAGGCTTATGGAAGCAGCCAGCCGCGCTGGCTGTTTCCCTTTGTGGTGAGTGTCGTCTTCGCACTCAGCGCCCTGCCGCTCGGCCGGCTCGCCTATACCGGCATCATCTCGTCCCTGAATGGTGACATATGGCGGCTTCTCGCCGATCCGGCCCTTTGGGATGCGGCGCTGAATACGCTCTCCACCTCGTTCTTCGGCATGCTGATTTCCCTGGCGATTGGCGGCTCCTTCGCGCTTTCGCTGACGCTGTGTGACATCCGCGGGAAGTCGATTTTGAGCTTCCTGTTCATGCTGCCGATGATGATCCCGCCGCAGGTGACGGCGCTGTCGTGGATCGGCATGACCGGCCCGTCGAGCACGCTGTTGAAGGCGATCGGCCTTGCGCCGGCGATGGGCTCGCCGCAGCCGCTTTATTCCATCGCCGGCATCGCACTTCTGCTTGGCGTGCAGCATGCGCCGCTCGTCTATCTGTCGCTGCGCGCCGGTCTGCTCGCCTTGCCGCAGGACGGCATCGAGGCTGCCAAGCTTTCCGGTGCCTCGCCGCGCCGCGTGCTGTTCGATATTATCCTGCCGCTGTCGACGCCGGGATTGATCGCCGGTGCGGCAATCTCCTTCGTCTCGAATGTCGGCAATTTCGGCATTCCGGCGATCCTCGGCATCCCCGCCTCGATCTTCACTTTGCCGACACTGATCTACAGCCGTTTTGCCAGTTTCGGCACCAGCACCTTCGGTGATATCGCCATTCTCTCGACCATGATCGCGATCATTTCCGTGGCCGGGCTCGCTTTGCAGGAACGGGCGATGAAGGGCAGGGACTATCGCATCATCGGCCTTTCCGGCAAGGCGGCGACTTTCGGGCTGGCGCGGTGGCGTGTGCCGGCAGAGCTTGTCCTGTGGCTTGCGCTGTTCTTCATGCTGGTCGCGCCGTTGACGGCGCTGGTGGCGAGCTCGCTGGCCCCAGCCTATGGCGTGCCGCTCAGCCTCAAGACCGCAACGCTGCATGCCTATGAGGAGCTACTGTATCGGCAGAGCGTCACCCGCACGGCCTTCCGCAATTCGCTGTTTCTGGCAACAGTCACATCATTGTGCCTATTGGCGGTGACGGTGCTGACGGCCTATTTCCTGGTGCGTGGCAAGAGCCGTTTCATGTTCCTGCTCTCGGCGCTGGTGGATATCCCCTATGCCCTGCCAGGCGTGGTGATCTCCGTTTCCTTCGTGCTGCTATTCGCAGCCCCCATCCCGCTGCTGGGCTTCACGCTTTACGGCACGATCTGGATCATCCTGCTCGCATACTTCTCCTCCTTCTTCGCCGTCAGCCTCAAGCCCATGGTCAGCGCCTTCCTGCAATTCGATCCATCGCTGGAAGAGGCCGCAAGGCTCTCCGGCGCCGGTTTCTGGCGGCGGCTCCGGGATATCATCCTGCCGCTGGTCGGTCCTGCGGCCGGTGCTTCCGTCATTCTCGTATTCCTGATCGCATGTAACGAGCTGACGGTCTCGGCGCTCCTCTGGTCTGCCGGCACACAGACGCTCGGCGTGCTCATCTACAATCTCGATGACAGCGGCAGCTTCGATCTCGCCTCAGCACTTTCGGTGCTCGTCGTCATCATGGTCATTGTCCTTATGCTGCTGCTCGAAATTCTGGGGCGCTATCTGCCAAAAGGAGTCGTTCCGTGGCGAAACTGA
- the ilvC gene encoding ketol-acid reductoisomerase — protein sequence MRVYYDRDADLNLIKAKNVVIVGYGSQGRAHALNLKDSGAKNVVIALKAGSPTIKKAEADGFKVMTVAEAAKWGDLIMMATPDELQADIYKADIAGNIRDGAAIAFAHGLNVHFGLIEPKASLDVVMIAPKGPGHTVRGEYQKGGGVPCLVAVHQNASGNALELALSYACGVGGGRSGIIETNFKEECETDLFGEQVVLCGGLVELIRAGFETLVEAGYAPEMAYFECLHEVKLIVDLIYEGGIANMNYSISNTAEWGEYVTGPRIITAETKAEMKRVLHDIQTGKFTSDWMQEYRSGAARFKGIRRMNDVHQIEEVGAKLRGMMPWIGKNKLVDKAVN from the coding sequence ATGCGCGTTTATTATGATCGTGATGCGGATCTCAATCTCATCAAGGCGAAGAATGTCGTCATCGTCGGTTACGGTTCGCAGGGCCGCGCCCATGCGCTGAACCTGAAGGATTCCGGCGCGAAGAACGTCGTCATCGCGCTCAAGGCCGGTTCGCCGACGATCAAGAAGGCTGAAGCCGACGGCTTCAAGGTCATGACCGTTGCCGAAGCCGCCAAGTGGGGCGACCTCATCATGATGGCGACGCCGGACGAGCTGCAGGCCGACATCTACAAGGCCGACATCGCCGGCAACATCCGTGATGGTGCCGCGATTGCATTCGCCCACGGCCTCAACGTTCACTTCGGCCTTATCGAGCCGAAGGCATCGCTTGACGTCGTCATGATCGCACCGAAGGGCCCTGGCCATACGGTTCGCGGCGAATACCAGAAGGGCGGCGGCGTTCCCTGCCTCGTTGCCGTTCACCAGAACGCTTCCGGCAACGCCCTCGAACTCGCTCTCTCCTACGCCTGCGGCGTTGGCGGTGGCCGTTCGGGCATCATCGAAACGAACTTCAAGGAAGAGTGCGAAACCGACCTCTTCGGCGAACAGGTCGTTCTGTGCGGCGGTCTCGTCGAACTTATCCGCGCCGGTTTCGAAACCCTGGTAGAAGCCGGTTACGCGCCTGAGATGGCCTATTTCGAGTGCCTGCACGAAGTGAAGCTGATCGTCGACCTGATCTATGAAGGCGGCATCGCCAACATGAACTACTCGATCTCCAATACGGCCGAGTGGGGCGAATACGTCACCGGTCCGCGCATCATCACCGCGGAAACCAAGGCTGAAATGAAGCGCGTTCTGCACGACATCCAGACCGGCAAGTTCACCTCGGACTGGATGCAGGAATACCGCTCGGGTGCTGCCCGTTTCAAGGGCATCCGCCGCATGAACGACGTTCACCAGATCGAAGAAGTCGGCGCCAAGCTGCGCGGCATGATGCCCTGGATCGGCAAGAACAAGCTGGTCGACAAGGCCGTCAACTAA
- a CDS encoding RbsD/FucU family protein has translation MLKNIDPALNADVLHALRAMGHGDTLVISDTNFPSDSVARHTAVGKVLHIDNVSAARAMKAILSVLPLDTPLQPSVGRMEVMGAPDQLEPVQAEVQKEIDAAEGKSAPMYGIERFAFYEKAKQAYCVITTGETRFYGCFLLTKGVIPPK, from the coding sequence ATGTTGAAAAATATCGACCCGGCGCTAAACGCCGACGTTCTGCACGCGCTGCGCGCCATGGGTCACGGCGATACGCTGGTGATCTCCGACACCAACTTCCCCTCCGACTCGGTGGCTCGCCACACAGCGGTCGGGAAAGTGCTGCATATCGACAACGTCTCGGCCGCCCGCGCCATGAAAGCAATCCTGTCCGTGCTGCCGCTCGACACCCCGCTGCAGCCCTCGGTCGGCCGCATGGAAGTGATGGGTGCGCCCGATCAGCTGGAACCGGTGCAGGCCGAAGTGCAGAAGGAAATCGACGCGGCCGAGGGAAAATCAGCTCCCATGTATGGCATCGAACGCTTCGCCTTTTACGAAAAAGCCAAGCAGGCCTATTGCGTCATCACGACGGGTGAAACCCGGTTTTATGGCTGCTTTCTGCTGACCAAGGGCGTCATTCCGCCGAAGTGA
- a CDS encoding endonuclease/exonuclease/phosphatase family protein — translation MSLRLATFNIENLLTRFDFTGFRNQTRRDRAMQLFDIRDEATYQALEGARMVSSTDDTRQLSALAIADADADILCLQEVDNMAALQAFEYGYLYRMVGNGYMQKYLVEGNDSRGIDVAVVMREETRDGHKIEVVDIKSHAALTYRNLDLFSPELATTNQIDDKIFKRDCLEIDLRIGGKPLTLYVTHLKSMTNSRDAVDARLGTMPVREAEARAVRRIIENRWGVGNTHNKNFAICGDMNDYQERVAISGDRRNGYSFTPIREELSALDIFTADGFVVNPMTRRDVMDRWTLYHSRGPQEQHLCQLDYIWLSPRLAETNATHVPEIIRNGQPFRTVFPPGQEVERYPRTGWDRPKASDHCPVVMTLDLV, via the coding sequence ATGTCGCTTCGGCTTGCCACCTTCAATATCGAAAACCTTCTCACCCGTTTCGATTTCACCGGCTTTCGCAACCAGACGCGGCGCGACAGGGCGATGCAGCTTTTCGATATCCGCGATGAGGCCACCTATCAGGCGCTGGAAGGTGCGCGGATGGTGTCATCCACCGACGATACGCGCCAGCTTTCGGCGCTCGCCATCGCTGATGCGGATGCCGATATTCTCTGCCTGCAGGAGGTCGACAACATGGCGGCGTTGCAGGCCTTCGAATATGGTTATCTCTACCGCATGGTCGGCAACGGCTACATGCAGAAATATCTGGTAGAGGGCAATGACAGCCGCGGCATCGATGTCGCCGTCGTGATGCGTGAGGAGACGCGAGACGGCCACAAGATCGAAGTGGTCGACATCAAGAGCCATGCGGCGCTCACCTATCGCAATCTCGATCTCTTCAGTCCCGAGCTGGCGACGACAAACCAGATCGACGACAAGATTTTCAAACGGGACTGTCTGGAAATCGACCTGCGCATCGGCGGAAAGCCGCTGACGCTCTATGTCACCCATCTTAAATCCATGACCAACTCACGGGACGCGGTGGATGCTAGGCTTGGCACCATGCCTGTTCGCGAGGCGGAAGCCCGCGCCGTTCGCCGCATCATCGAAAATCGCTGGGGCGTGGGTAACACGCATAACAAGAATTTCGCGATCTGCGGCGATATGAACGACTATCAGGAGCGCGTTGCGATTTCCGGCGACAGGCGCAACGGTTACAGTTTCACGCCGATCCGGGAAGAGCTGAGCGCTCTCGATATCTTCACGGCCGATGGTTTCGTCGTCAATCCGATGACGCGCCGCGACGTCATGGATCGCTGGACGCTCTACCATTCGCGCGGGCCGCAGGAGCAGCATCTTTGCCAGCTTGACTATATCTGGCTTTCGCCGCGCCTGGCGGAAACGAATGCCACCCATGTTCCTGAAATCATTCGAAACGGCCAGCCCTTCCGCACGGTCTTTCCGCCGGGCCAGGAGGTGGAGCGCTATCCGCGCACCGGCTGGGATCGTCCGAAGGCTTCAGATCATTGCCCTGTGGTCATGACGCTGGATCTGGTCTAG
- a CDS encoding TetR/AcrR family transcriptional regulator: protein MASDPITAQEFSPRQNAVLDQALRLLVEGGEKALTTSGLARAANCSKESLYKWFGDRDGLLAAMITFQQSKVRTFEKAGDRVSAPQLADHLEVFAHDLLDVLAGDVSLALNRLAIGQASRDGSKLGDLLLERGRRQIDRRARGLIEAGRRSGYLRFDDAEEAYRSFYGLIVSDLHVRMLLGEAPEKDFSARAKKAVIAFLTLYGTEKVHSELGGKVA from the coding sequence TTGGCTTCCGACCCGATCACAGCGCAGGAATTTTCGCCGCGCCAGAACGCCGTTCTGGACCAGGCGTTGCGTCTATTGGTCGAGGGCGGCGAAAAAGCGCTCACCACGTCGGGCCTGGCGCGGGCCGCCAACTGTTCCAAGGAAAGCCTCTACAAGTGGTTCGGTGATCGTGACGGCCTGCTTGCAGCGATGATCACTTTTCAGCAGAGCAAGGTCCGCACCTTCGAGAAGGCGGGGGATCGTGTTTCCGCGCCGCAGCTTGCCGATCACCTCGAGGTTTTTGCGCATGATCTGCTGGATGTTCTGGCGGGCGACGTGTCGCTGGCGCTGAACCGCCTCGCCATCGGCCAGGCCAGCCGGGACGGTTCGAAGCTCGGTGATCTGCTCCTGGAGCGCGGTCGTCGCCAGATCGACCGGCGCGCGCGGGGACTAATCGAGGCAGGTCGCCGTTCCGGCTACCTGCGTTTCGATGATGCCGAAGAGGCATATCGCAGTTTTTACGGCCTTATCGTTTCGGATCTGCATGTGCGCATGCTGCTGGGCGAGGCGCCGGAAAAGGATTTTTCCGCCCGGGCAAAGAAGGCTGTCATTGCCTTTCTGACGCTCTACGGGACGGAAAAGGTACATTCGGAACTGGGCGGCAAGGTCGCCTGA
- a CDS encoding ABC transporter substrate-binding protein, with protein sequence MKTLLSAFTAIVSLGFIATAANAADLVLYTSQPNEDAQATVDGFKAANPGLDVEWVRDGTPKIMAKLMAEINAGNPVADVLLIADTVTLERMKQAGQLLAHKSAEAKNIDASLYDADGYYYSTKLITTGITYNTAAAMKPTSWKDLAKAEAKGLVTMPSPLTSGAALIHAQTLAAANGLGWDYYKALKANEAIAGGGNGAVLKSVASGEKAYGVVVDYMPIREKAKGAPVEFVFPEEGVSAVTEPVAIIKGTKHEEAAKKFVDYVLSEKGQQGFVKLGYIPARADAGMPEGFPARDKIKVLPLGAADALKNSEQDLKTFSDIFGSKG encoded by the coding sequence ATGAAAACGCTGCTCTCCGCTTTCACCGCCATCGTATCGCTCGGCTTCATCGCCACCGCGGCCAATGCCGCCGATCTGGTACTTTATACCAGCCAGCCGAACGAGGACGCGCAGGCGACCGTTGATGGGTTCAAGGCCGCCAATCCGGGTCTCGACGTCGAATGGGTGCGTGACGGAACGCCGAAGATCATGGCCAAGCTGATGGCCGAGATCAATGCCGGCAATCCGGTTGCCGACGTCCTTCTGATCGCCGACACCGTGACGCTGGAGCGCATGAAGCAGGCCGGCCAGCTTCTTGCCCACAAGTCTGCCGAAGCCAAGAATATCGATGCCTCGCTTTATGATGCGGACGGCTATTATTATTCCACCAAGCTCATCACGACCGGTATCACGTACAACACCGCCGCCGCGATGAAGCCGACGAGCTGGAAGGATCTGGCCAAGGCGGAAGCCAAGGGTCTGGTCACTATGCCGAGCCCGCTCACCTCGGGTGCCGCACTGATCCACGCGCAGACGCTTGCCGCCGCAAACGGCCTCGGCTGGGACTACTACAAGGCGCTGAAGGCCAATGAAGCCATTGCCGGCGGTGGCAACGGCGCGGTGCTGAAGTCCGTCGCTTCGGGTGAAAAGGCCTATGGCGTGGTCGTCGATTACATGCCGATCCGCGAAAAGGCCAAGGGCGCACCGGTCGAGTTCGTTTTCCCGGAAGAGGGCGTGTCGGCCGTCACCGAGCCGGTCGCGATCATCAAGGGCACCAAGCATGAAGAAGCGGCCAAGAAATTTGTCGATTACGTGCTTTCGGAAAAGGGCCAGCAGGGCTTCGTCAAGCTCGGTTACATCCCCGCGCGTGCAGACGCCGGCATGCCGGAAGGTTTCCCGGCCCGCGACAAGATCAAGGTTCTGCCGCTCGGCGCTGCTGATGCACTGAAGAACTCCGAGCAGGATCTGAAGACCTTCTCCGATATCTTCGGCTCCAAGGGCTGA
- a CDS encoding PLP-dependent aminotransferase family protein, with product MLNWEQIFATRSSRMKASEIRELLKLLEQPDIISFAGGIPDPALFPAEEFQQAYAEIFSGSQVNSALQYSVSEGYKPLREWLAGEMDKIGIECTADNVFIVSGSQQGLDYLGKLFLSPKDTALVTWPTYLGALSAFNAYEPNYDQLNPGGNRTPETYRETAAKLGGAVKFAYLSADFSNPTGETVDLAGREKVLALADELDIAVIEDAAYQSLRYDGEAVPPIMALDIARSGGIENTRTIYCGSFSKTLAPGLRVGYIVASAPVIRKLVLMKQAADLHSSTINQIAIERVASRGFDKQVAKIKAAYSARRDAMLSALEKYMPKTTSWTKPEGGMFIWVTLPEGMDGAALLAKSIATEKVAFVPGRAFFADGSGTNTLRISFSCANEAMIEEGMKRLGRLISTAQAETAEVVPAI from the coding sequence ATGCTCAATTGGGAACAAATTTTCGCCACGCGCTCTTCGCGCATGAAAGCGTCTGAAATTCGCGAGCTGTTGAAGCTGCTCGAACAGCCTGACATCATTTCCTTTGCCGGTGGCATTCCGGACCCGGCTCTTTTCCCCGCAGAGGAGTTCCAGCAGGCTTATGCGGAAATTTTTTCGGGTTCGCAGGTCAACTCGGCACTGCAATATTCCGTGAGCGAGGGTTACAAGCCGCTGCGCGAATGGCTGGCGGGCGAAATGGACAAGATCGGCATCGAATGCACGGCCGACAACGTCTTCATTGTTTCCGGTTCGCAGCAGGGGCTCGATTATCTCGGCAAGCTGTTCCTGTCGCCGAAGGATACGGCGCTGGTGACCTGGCCGACCTATCTCGGCGCGCTTTCCGCCTTCAACGCCTACGAGCCGAATTACGATCAACTCAATCCCGGCGGCAACCGCACGCCTGAGACCTATCGTGAGACGGCCGCCAAGCTTGGCGGCGCGGTGAAATTCGCCTATCTCTCGGCCGATTTCTCCAATCCGACCGGCGAAACCGTCGATCTTGCCGGCCGCGAAAAGGTTCTGGCGCTGGCCGATGAGCTTGACATCGCCGTCATCGAAGACGCCGCCTACCAGTCGCTGCGATACGATGGCGAGGCGGTGCCGCCGATTATGGCGCTCGATATTGCCCGCTCGGGCGGCATCGAGAACACCCGCACCATCTATTGCGGCAGCTTCTCGAAGACGCTCGCGCCCGGCCTTCGTGTCGGTTACATCGTCGCTTCCGCGCCTGTCATCCGCAAGCTGGTGCTGATGAAGCAGGCCGCCGACCTGCATTCCTCGACGATCAACCAGATCGCCATCGAACGCGTCGCCTCGCGCGGGTTTGACAAGCAGGTGGCGAAGATCAAGGCAGCCTACAGCGCACGGCGTGATGCGATGCTCTCCGCGCTTGAGAAGTACATGCCGAAGACCACCAGCTGGACGAAGCCGGAAGGCGGCATGTTCATCTGGGTGACGCTGCCGGAGGGTATGGATGGGGCCGCACTTCTGGCAAAATCCATCGCCACGGAAAAGGTAGCCTTCGTTCCCGGCCGCGCCTTCTTTGCAGATGGTTCGGGTACGAACACGCTGCGCATCAGCTTCTCCTGCGCCAACGAAGCGATGATCGAGGAAGGCATGAAGCGCCTTGGACGGTTGATCTCGACGGCTCAGGCAGAAACGGCTGAGGTAGTCCCGGCGATTTGA